From Variovorax sp. J2L1-78, the proteins below share one genomic window:
- a CDS encoding ABC transporter ATP-binding protein has protein sequence MSTVPLIEVRRLKKYFGKGDRPVRAVDDVSFAIQPGETLGLVGESGSGKSTIGRTVLRLLDCTDGEVRYRGDDIGQLSGEQMRKLRSKLQIIFQDPYASLNPKMRISAILGEALSTHGLHKGAVARDKRIAELLETVGLRPEHASRFPHEFSGGQRQRIGVARALAVEPEFIVADEPLSALDVSIQSQVINLLADLRERLGLTMLFISHDLDVVEYLCDRVVVLYLGKVMEVATTEELFARPSHPYTQALLAASPKPDPLVPTTHVALQGDIPSPIAPPSGCVFRTRCPHAIEACAQTVPPLDEIAPGHHSACIRKELLSTAIA, from the coding sequence TCCCTCTCATCGAAGTCCGCCGGCTCAAGAAATACTTCGGCAAGGGCGACCGCCCGGTGCGCGCCGTCGACGACGTGTCCTTCGCGATCCAGCCCGGCGAGACGCTGGGCCTGGTCGGCGAATCGGGCTCGGGCAAGAGCACCATCGGCCGCACCGTGCTGCGCCTGCTCGACTGCACCGACGGCGAGGTCCGCTACCGCGGCGACGACATCGGCCAGCTCTCGGGCGAGCAGATGCGCAAGCTGCGCAGCAAGCTGCAGATCATCTTCCAGGACCCGTACGCGAGCCTGAACCCGAAAATGCGCATCAGCGCGATCCTCGGCGAGGCGCTGTCGACCCATGGCCTGCACAAGGGCGCCGTGGCGCGCGACAAGCGCATTGCCGAACTGCTGGAGACCGTGGGCCTGCGGCCCGAGCATGCGAGCCGTTTCCCGCACGAGTTCTCCGGTGGCCAGCGCCAGCGCATCGGCGTAGCGCGCGCGCTCGCGGTCGAGCCCGAATTCATCGTGGCGGACGAGCCGCTGTCGGCGCTCGACGTGTCGATCCAGTCGCAGGTGATCAACCTGCTGGCCGACCTGCGCGAGCGCCTCGGCCTGACGATGCTCTTCATCTCGCACGACCTCGACGTGGTCGAGTACCTGTGCGACCGCGTGGTCGTGCTGTACCTCGGCAAGGTGATGGAGGTCGCGACCACCGAAGAACTCTTTGCGCGGCCTTCGCACCCGTACACGCAGGCGCTGCTGGCCGCCAGCCCGAAGCCCGACCCGCTGGTGCCGACCACCCATGTCGCGCTCCAGGGCGACATCCCCAGCCCCATCGCGCCGCCTTCGGGCTGCGTGTTCCGCACGCGCTGCCCGCATGCGATCGAGGCGTGCGCACAGACCGTGCCCCCGCTCGACGAGATCGCCCCCGGGCACCATAGCGCCTGCATCCGCAAGGAACTGCTTTCGACCGCCATCGCCTGA